The following are encoded together in the Hypnocyclicus thermotrophus genome:
- a CDS encoding lysophospholipid acyltransferase family protein: METKKKKNIKKEKKYRKYGYLLYYLIKFITLTMRNKVVKHKEIKEKNYIYGFWHEKIIFPSMSLSYLDKVTTLVSPSRDGELLSVILKKFGYDVIRGSSNDKNIRSLMSMIKHLKRGYSLGFAVDGPRGPIYQIKPGIVFMAQKTGVEILPIGGAFSKKIVFKKAWDKFQFPLPFSKSVTYIGKPIKIEKDVNIEEYIEVINQKIHEANKEAERILNEK, encoded by the coding sequence AAAATATAAAAAAAGAAAAAAAATATAGAAAATATGGTTATTTACTTTATTATTTAATAAAATTTATTACGCTAACAATGAGAAATAAAGTAGTAAAACATAAAGAGATAAAAGAAAAAAATTATATTTATGGATTTTGGCATGAAAAAATAATTTTTCCTTCGATGTCTTTATCTTATTTAGATAAAGTTACTACATTAGTAAGTCCTTCAAGGGATGGAGAACTGCTTAGTGTGATACTTAAAAAATTTGGATATGATGTAATAAGAGGTTCTTCTAATGATAAAAATATTAGAAGCCTTATGAGCATGATAAAACACTTGAAAAGAGGATATTCTTTGGGATTTGCAGTAGATGGACCAAGAGGACCAATATATCAAATAAAACCAGGAATAGTATTTATGGCACAAAAAACAGGTGTTGAAATACTACCTATTGGAGGAGCTTTTAGTAAAAAAATAGTATTTAAAAAAGCATGGGATAAATTTCAATTTCCTTTACCATTTTCAAAATCGGTTACTTATATAGGAAAACCTATAAAAATAGAAAAAGATGTTAATATTGAGGAATATATAGAGGTTATTAATCAAAAGATACATGAAGCTAATAAAGAAGCAGAAAGGATACTAAATG